The DNA sequence GGTAGCAGCAACGCTGTCAACCTGACCGATGGCCTGGATGGGTTGGCGATCATGCCCAGTGTCGTCATCGGTGGTGCACTGGGGGTGATCGCCTACGCCGTGGGCAATGCCCAGTTTGCCAGTTATCTGCACATTCCCTATGTGGTGGGCGCGGGCGAACTGGTGGTGTTCTGCGCAGCACTGGGTGGTGCCGGTCTCGGTTTTCTCTGGTTCAACACTTACCCGGCCCAGGTATTCATGGGGGATGTGGGTGCGCTGGCGCTGGGGGCGGCACTGGGTACCATCGCAGTGATCGTGCGCCACGAAATTGTGTTTTTCATTATGGCGGGTGTGTTCGTACTGGAAACCGTCTCGGTGATCATGCAGGTGGCCTCCTTCAAATTGACCGGACGGCGGATTTTTCGCATGGCGCCGATCCATCACCATTTTGAACTGAAAGGTTGGCCGGAGCCGCGCGTGATTGTGCGTTTCTGGATTATTACGCTGGTGCTGGTGCTGTTTGGCCTGGCTACCCTGAAGCTGCGTTAAGGGAAGGATACGGGAGTGGCAATGACGCAATTAATCGCTAGTAGCAAACTGAAGGTGGTCGCCGGTCTCGGCGTCACCGGTTTGTCCGTGGCGCGTCATTTAAACGAGATGGGTGAGCGGTTTGTGGTGCTCGACAGTCGCACCAACCCACCCTGCCTGGCACAGCTACAAAGCGAACTGCCCGAGGTGTCGCTGGTCCTGGGCGAGTTAAACGACGACGCCTTTCTGGGTGCCGATGAAGTCATTCTCAGCCCCGGGTTATCGCGCCAGCATCCGGCGGTAAAAACAGCCGTTGAGGCCGGGATTCCGGTGATTGGCGACATTGAGCTGTTTGCCCGGTGCACGAGTGCGCCGATCGTCGCCATCACGGGTTCCAACGGCAAAAGTACCGTCACCACTCTGGTGGGGGAGATGTTTGCGGAAGCCGGCATCGACGCCGCCGTGGGCGGTAATCTAGGCGTGCCCGTGCTCGATCTGCTGGCGCCCAACGTCGCTTATTACGTACTGGAGCTGTCCAGTTTTCAGCTGGAGTCTGTGCTGGCACTGAATGCCGAAGTCGCCACTGTGCTGAACATCAGTCTCGACCACATGGATCGCTATCAAAGTTTGTTGGACTACCATCAGGCCAAGCACCGGATTTTTATCGGGGCTCGCCAGGTGGTGACCAATCGCGACGATCGGCTCAGTGCGGCTCTGGTGGGCGATACCGTCAAACAGTGGAGTTTCGGGCTCGATCAGCCCGATTTCAAAGGCTTTGGCCTGCGTCAGCACCAGGGCGAGCCTTGGTTGTACTACCAGTTTGAACCGCTGATGGCGGAGCGGGAACTGGGTATGACGGGGCGACACAATACCGCCAACGCACTGGCGGCCCTGGCACTGGGGACGGCAGCCGGTTTGCCAATGGACCCAATGCTGGCCGTGTTGCGGCGTTTTGAAGGCCTGCCTCACCGCTGTCAGCGGGTGGCGACGCGTAACGGTGTCACCTACATCAACGACTCCAAGGCCACTAATGTCGGAGCCACCCTGGCGGCAATCGCCGGCCTCCGCGGTGCTGACAATCTGGTGCTGATCGCCGGTGGGCAGGGCAAGGGGCAGGATTTCGCCCCGCTGGCCAGCGCCCTGCAGGGTGCGGTCAGGCAACTGATTCTAATGGGTGAGGACGCAGCGGTGATTGGTGATGCAGTGGCTGGGACCGTTCCCGTTCTATTTGCCACTGGTCTCGATGCGGCAGTCAAGGTCGCCGCACAGGTTGCCAAATCCGGAGACATCGTGTTGTTGTCACCGGCCTGTGCCAGTTTTGATATGTTCCAGGGGTTTGCTGACCGCGGTGAACAATTTGTCCGGGCGGCGGAGGCATTGCAATGAACCTTGCTGCTGTCTACTGGCCGCGCATCACCCTGTTCCTGCGGGAGCTCGATCAGTGGTTGTTGTTGTCGACAATCGCTATTGCCACCATCGGATTGGTGATGATCAGTTCGGCCTCCATCAGTTTTGCCGAACACAACCTCGGCGATGGTTTCTATTTTCTCAAGCGCCAGATGTTGTACATGACTCTGGGGCTGGTAGTAGCTGCGCTGTTTCTCTACATGCCATCGCGATTTTGGTATCACAACGCGGTACCTCTGCTGGTGGTCACCATTATTTTACTGGTGGCGGTGCTGATTCCCGGAATCGGTCGCCGCGTCAATGGTGCCCAGCGCTGGATCCCCCTGGGGCCACTCAATCTGCAGGTGTCCGAAGTGGCCAAGTTCATGATGATTCTGTTCATGGCCAGCTATCTGGAACGTTATCAACGGGAGCTGCGTGAGTACTGGAAAAGCATGATCAGGCCGGTACTGCTATTGATAGGTGTCGCTGGTCTGTTACTGCTGGAGCCGGATTTTGGCTCAATGGTTGTGGTGTGCGGCACGGTGCTGGCCATGCTGTTCATCGGCGGTGCAAAGCTTTGGTTGTTCAGCGGGCTGTTGCTCGCCGGTATCGGTGGTATTGCCTCAATGGCGTTGATCTCCCCCTACCGTCTTGAGCGTCTGGTTACGTTCCTCGATCCCTGGGCGCATCAATACGACAGCGGTTATCAGTTAACCCAGTCGCTGATCGCTTTTGGTCGCGGCGAGTGGTTCGGGGTTGGTCTGGGCAACAGCATCCAGAAATTGTTTTTTCTGCCCGAGGCCCACACGGATTTCGTGTTCTCGATCTATGCCGAGGAGTTTGGCCTGATCGGGGTTGCGGTTGTGCTCGGGCTCTACAGTCTGCTGGTGTCGCGAATTGTGCATGTGGCGAGAAAGGCAGTTCGGCAGGAAGACTGGTTTGCCGCCTACAGCTGTTTCGGTATCGCAATTGTGCTGGCGGGCCAGGCGTTTATCAATATCGGTGTCACCTCCGGGCTGTTGCCCACCAAAGGGCTGACACTGCCCTTCATCAGTTACGGCGGCAGCAGCTTGCTGGTGTGTAGTGCCATGGTGGCACTGGTGCTGAGAATCAGCCGGGAGATGGATGATGTACAGGCCGTTGCAAAACAGGTGAGACGTGACAGAGCGGAGTTGTAACAAGGTGATGGTCATGGCTGGCGGCACTGGTGGGCACGTGTTCCCCGCTCTGGCGGTGGCGCATGTCCTGCGTGCGCGAGATATTGCGGTGTGCTGGCTCGGCACCCGGCGCGGTATCGAGGCCGAACTGGTGCCGGTCAATCGTTTCCCGATCCGTTATATCGAGGTGGCGGGGTTACGCGGTAAGGGGTGGCACAAGCTGATCAGTGCACCCTGGCAGTTGTTGCGGGCACTTTCTCAGGCCATCGCCGTATTGCGCAGCGAGCGGCCGGATGTGGTGCTTGGCTTTGGCGGGTTTGCCTCTGGCCCCGGTGGCCTGGCGGCCAAATTACTGGGTATTCCGCTGGTTATTCACGAGCAGAATGCTGTGGCCGGGACCACCAACCGTTTGCTGGCGAAGGTAGCCAACCGGGTGCTGTCGGCGTTCCCCGATGCCCTGCCTGACGCGGTGTGGACCGGCAATCCGGTGCGGTCCGAGATTGCCGCGCTCGGCGCTCCACAGCAACGAATTGCCCTGTCAGACAGGCCCCGCCATCTTCTGGTGCTGGGCGGTAGTCTCGGTGCGCTGGCCATCAATCAGATTCTGCCGGCGGCGTTGGTTCTGCTACCTGAAGCCCAGCGGCCTGTCGTCCGTCACCAGTGTGGCAGGGACCATGTGGATGCCACTGCTGCGGCCTATGAGCAACAGGGTGTGAATGCCGAGATCGAGCCGTTTATCAAGGATATGGCCGAGGCCTATGGCTGGGCGGACATGGTGGTTTGCAGGGCAGGTGCCCTGACCGTCTCCGAGCTGGCGTCGGCGGGCATCGGTGCCATTCTCATTCCGTACCCCCACGCCATTGACGACCACCAGACCGGCAACGGCCAGTGGCTGGTGGCCGAGGGCGCGGCCGACATGATCCAGCAACAGGACCTGACCGCTGAAAAACTGGCGTCATTGCTGACGGACTGGCTGGCGGATGCCGGCCAGTTGCAACAGCGCGCGCTGAATGCGCGAAAACTGGCCAGACCCGATGTGGCAGAGACCATGGCCGAAATTTGCGAGGAGGTTTGCCGTGGACGCTAAAGGCTTTCATCCCGTACCGGAAATGCGCCGTATCCGCCGTATCCACTTTATTGGTATTGGTGGCAGCGGCATGTGTGGCATCGCCGAAGTATTGCTGAATCAGGGGTACCTGATTTCCGGCTCCGATCTGGCGGACAACAGCAATATTGTCAGACTGCGTCAACTCGGTGTCCAGATTACCCTGGGGCATGCGGCCGAGCATATTGCGGATGCGGATGTGGTGGTGCAGTCCTCCGCGGTGGATGAAGGCAACCCCGAGATTGTCGGTGCGCGGGAACGGCGCATTCCGGTTGTTCGACGCGCGGAAATGCTGGCGGAACTGATGCGCTATCGACACGGCATTGCGGTGGCGGGTACGCACGGTAAAACCACTACCACCAGTTTGCTGGCATCGGTACTGGCCGCCAGTGGCAAGGACCCGACTTTCGTCATCGGCGGGTTGGTGAAGAGCGCGGGAACCAACGCTCGATTGGGGGAGAGCCGCTATCTGGTGGCCGAAGCGGATGAGAGCGATGCCTCTTTTCTTCACCTGCAACCGATGGTGGCCATCGTGACCAATATTGATGCCGACCACATGGAAACCTACGGGTTTGATTTCAACCGGCTCAAGCAGACGTTTGTCGAGTTTTTGCACAACCTGCCGTTTTACGGGTTGGCGGTGCTGTGTATCGATGAGCCGGTGATCCGAGAAATTCTGCCGCTGGTGTCGCGCCCGGTGCTGACCTACGGCTTTGCCGAGGATGCTGATTTCCGCATTGACCAGGTCAGTATTCAACAGAACAACAGCCATTTCGTGATCTATCGGCCCGACCATGCCGAGCCCTTGCCCATCTCCCTGAATATTCCCGGGGAACACAATGTGTTGAACGCAGCGGCAGTGGTGGCTGTCGCCACCGATGAAGGTGTCGACGACCAGGCCATCCAGAGTGGGCTTGCCAATTTCCAGGGGGTGGGTCGACGTTTTGAAATTTACGGCGAATACCCCGTGAGCGGTGGCACAGCCATGCTGGTGGATGACTACGGACATCACCCGAAAGAAGTGGCCGTGACGATCAAAGCCGTGCGTGAAGGTTGGCCCGAGCGGCGTCTGGTCATGGTTTTCCAGCCACACCGCTACACCCGAACCCGCGACCTCTACGAAGACTTTGTACAGGTGCTCTCCGGTTGCGATGTGCTGATCCTGCTGGAGGTTTATCCCGCCGGTGAAGAGGAGATCCCCGGTGCGGACAGCCGCGCCCTGTGTCGCAGTATTCGTCAGCGCGGGCTAGTGGAACCGATCTATGTGAAAGACATTGAAACTGTCGGTGATGTGCTGAAAGACCTGCTCCGCGACGGTGATCTGGTGATGACCCAGGGGGCGGGCAGTGTGGGCAAGTTGGTGAAGCTGCTCGATGATCGACAATTGGTCCAGTGAAACATGACAGAGAGAACGATGGCAGTCAGTGAGGCAATGAAACAGAAATATGGCCGGGTGGGTGTGCTCTACGGGGGCACCTCCGCTGAGCGGGAGATTTCACTGATCTCCGGTAGCTCGGTGATCGCTGCCCTGCAGCGCAGCGGTGTCGACCTGGTGGCCATCGATGTGGGTGCCGACCTGTTGCAGCAATTGCCGCAGCTGTCACTGACGCGGGTGTTGATCATGCTGCACGGGCCGGGTGGTGAAGACGGCTCCCTGCAGGGCGCCCTGCAGTTTCTCGGTCTGCCCTATACCGGTAGCGGCGTATTTGCCTCCGCGCTGGCCATGGACAAATTGCACAGCAAGCAGTTCTGGCAGGGCGTGGGGTTGCCCACGGCAAGATTTTCGGTATTGAACGACAGCACTGACTGGCAGGGAACACTCGATGCCCTGGGCGGAGTGGTGATGGTCAAGCCGTCCCATGAGGGGTCCAGTCTTGGCATGACCCGGGCGGACAGTGCCGCTGAGTTGAAGAAAGCGTGGGTTGAGGCCGCTGCACTGGATAGCAGTGTGATTGCCGAACAGTGGATCAGTGGTGCCGAGTACACCGTGGCGGTGCTCAACGGCGAAGTTTTGCCGCCGATCAAGCTGGAGACCGACCACAGTTTTTACGATTACAACGCCAAATATCTGGCTGATGACACCCGCTATCTATGCCCCTGTGGGCTGGATCAGGACCGGGAGGCCGAACTCAAAGAGTTGGCACTGGCGGCGTTTAACAGCCTCGGCTGCAGTGGCTGGGGTCGGGTCGATGTGATGTGTGATCAGGCCGGTAATTTCCAGCTGCTGGAAGTCAATACAGTCCCGGGCATGACCGACCACAGTCTGGTACCCATGGCGGCGAAGGCGGCGGGCTACAGCTTTGATGAACTGGTATTGAAGATCCTCGACACCTCTCTTTAGCAGCGCTTTGAGGACGAGTGATACAACCTGAACATTTGGCAAGACAACAACGGAGAGACAACGGAGCGATGGCAGGCAAGTTACCAAAAATGGCAGGGGCTAACCGACGGGGCGAGACGAAATCCTGGCGCGAGCACCTGGGCTGGCTGCAACGCGGTCTGTCGCTGCTGCTGCTGAGTGGATTGCTGGTCGGCAGCGGTTGGGGTGCGTGGCTGGTGTTCAACAAAGTTGATGCGCCCATCGGGGTGATCCTGGTGCGGGGGCAATATACCCAGGTGGATCAGGAGCAGATTCAGAAGATGGTTGAGCCGCTA is a window from the Porticoccus hydrocarbonoclasticus MCTG13d genome containing:
- the murG gene encoding undecaprenyldiphospho-muramoylpentapeptide beta-N-acetylglucosaminyltransferase; translation: MAGGTGGHVFPALAVAHVLRARDIAVCWLGTRRGIEAELVPVNRFPIRYIEVAGLRGKGWHKLISAPWQLLRALSQAIAVLRSERPDVVLGFGGFASGPGGLAAKLLGIPLVIHEQNAVAGTTNRLLAKVANRVLSAFPDALPDAVWTGNPVRSEIAALGAPQQRIALSDRPRHLLVLGGSLGALAINQILPAALVLLPEAQRPVVRHQCGRDHVDATAAAYEQQGVNAEIEPFIKDMAEAYGWADMVVCRAGALTVSELASAGIGAILIPYPHAIDDHQTGNGQWLVAEGAADMIQQQDLTAEKLASLLTDWLADAGQLQQRALNARKLARPDVAETMAEICEEVCRGR
- the ftsW gene encoding putative lipid II flippase FtsW, giving the protein MNLAAVYWPRITLFLRELDQWLLLSTIAIATIGLVMISSASISFAEHNLGDGFYFLKRQMLYMTLGLVVAALFLYMPSRFWYHNAVPLLVVTIILLVAVLIPGIGRRVNGAQRWIPLGPLNLQVSEVAKFMMILFMASYLERYQRELREYWKSMIRPVLLLIGVAGLLLLEPDFGSMVVVCGTVLAMLFIGGAKLWLFSGLLLAGIGGIASMALISPYRLERLVTFLDPWAHQYDSGYQLTQSLIAFGRGEWFGVGLGNSIQKLFFLPEAHTDFVFSIYAEEFGLIGVAVVLGLYSLLVSRIVHVARKAVRQEDWFAAYSCFGIAIVLAGQAFINIGVTSGLLPTKGLTLPFISYGGSSLLVCSAMVALVLRISREMDDVQAVAKQVRRDRAEL
- the murC gene encoding UDP-N-acetylmuramate--L-alanine ligase, which codes for MDAKGFHPVPEMRRIRRIHFIGIGGSGMCGIAEVLLNQGYLISGSDLADNSNIVRLRQLGVQITLGHAAEHIADADVVVQSSAVDEGNPEIVGARERRIPVVRRAEMLAELMRYRHGIAVAGTHGKTTTTSLLASVLAASGKDPTFVIGGLVKSAGTNARLGESRYLVAEADESDASFLHLQPMVAIVTNIDADHMETYGFDFNRLKQTFVEFLHNLPFYGLAVLCIDEPVIREILPLVSRPVLTYGFAEDADFRIDQVSIQQNNSHFVIYRPDHAEPLPISLNIPGEHNVLNAAAVVAVATDEGVDDQAIQSGLANFQGVGRRFEIYGEYPVSGGTAMLVDDYGHHPKEVAVTIKAVREGWPERRLVMVFQPHRYTRTRDLYEDFVQVLSGCDVLILLEVYPAGEEEIPGADSRALCRSIRQRGLVEPIYVKDIETVGDVLKDLLRDGDLVMTQGAGSVGKLVKLLDDRQLVQ
- a CDS encoding D-alanine--D-alanine ligase, which translates into the protein MTERTMAVSEAMKQKYGRVGVLYGGTSAEREISLISGSSVIAALQRSGVDLVAIDVGADLLQQLPQLSLTRVLIMLHGPGGEDGSLQGALQFLGLPYTGSGVFASALAMDKLHSKQFWQGVGLPTARFSVLNDSTDWQGTLDALGGVVMVKPSHEGSSLGMTRADSAAELKKAWVEAAALDSSVIAEQWISGAEYTVAVLNGEVLPPIKLETDHSFYDYNAKYLADDTRYLCPCGLDQDREAELKELALAAFNSLGCSGWGRVDVMCDQAGNFQLLEVNTVPGMTDHSLVPMAAKAAGYSFDELVLKILDTSL
- the murD gene encoding UDP-N-acetylmuramoyl-L-alanine--D-glutamate ligase, which gives rise to MTQLIASSKLKVVAGLGVTGLSVARHLNEMGERFVVLDSRTNPPCLAQLQSELPEVSLVLGELNDDAFLGADEVILSPGLSRQHPAVKTAVEAGIPVIGDIELFARCTSAPIVAITGSNGKSTVTTLVGEMFAEAGIDAAVGGNLGVPVLDLLAPNVAYYVLELSSFQLESVLALNAEVATVLNISLDHMDRYQSLLDYHQAKHRIFIGARQVVTNRDDRLSAALVGDTVKQWSFGLDQPDFKGFGLRQHQGEPWLYYQFEPLMAERELGMTGRHNTANALAALALGTAAGLPMDPMLAVLRRFEGLPHRCQRVATRNGVTYINDSKATNVGATLAAIAGLRGADNLVLIAGGQGKGQDFAPLASALQGAVRQLILMGEDAAVIGDAVAGTVPVLFATGLDAAVKVAAQVAKSGDIVLLSPACASFDMFQGFADRGEQFVRAAEALQ